The following are from one region of the Amia ocellicauda isolate fAmiCal2 chromosome 1, fAmiCal2.hap1, whole genome shotgun sequence genome:
- the tmem181 gene encoding transmembrane protein 181 isoform X2: protein MEPLAPMRLYTLSKRHFVLVFIVFFICFGLTVFIGIAGPKIIDASTSSGSTLLMPNSSLKTGSFHLLSRPLSTYNQQLWLTCLIQLDQANGVNIGREFDMNVEIKGVMQDASVMHINNDVHHKKRSLHCGSKCEEIIVVHLGYLNYTQYQINVSFQKLEDLKYNIKEVNFTWKFYNSAFSQVEIWFRFVFVVITFMVTCLFAHSLRKFSMRDWGIEQKWMSILLPLLLLYNDPFFPLSFLVNSWFPGMLDDLFQSMFLCALLLFWLCVYHGIRVQGERKCMTFYMPKFFIVGLLWLSAVTLGIWQTVNELHDPTYQYKVDTGNFQGMKIFFMVVASLYILYLIFLIVRACSELKNMPYVDLRLKFLTALTFVVLIISIVILYMRFGAKVLQDNFVAELSTHYQNSAEFLSFYGLLNFYLYTLAFVYSPSKNALYDSQLKDNPAFSMLNDSDDEVIYGSDYEEMPLQNGRAIKATTNFQDETDSD from the exons GTTGGCTCCAATGCGGTTGTACACTCTCTCCAAGCGTCATTTTGTTCTGGTCTTTATCGTTTTCTTCATATGCTTCGGCCTTACTGTCTTCATTGGAATTGCAG GTCCAAAAATCATTGATGCGTCAACCTCTAGTGGCAGCACCCTGCTGATGCCAAACAGCTCTCTGAAG acgGGCTCGTTCCATTTGTTGTCTCGGCCTTTATCTACATATAACCAGCAACTGTGGCTCACATGTCTCATTCAGCTGGACCAAGCCAATG GTGTGAACATTGGTCGGGAGTTTGATATGAATGTGGAAATTAAGGGTGTCATGCAGGATGCCAGTGTGATGCACATAAATAACGATGTCCATCACAAGAAGAGGTCCCTGCATTGTGGATCT AAATGTGAGGAGATTATTGTCGTACACCTGGGATATCTCAATTACACTCAGTATCAGATCAACGTCAGTTTCCAGAAACTCGAGGATCTGAAGTACAACATTAAGGAGGTTAACTTTACG TGGAAGTTCTACAACTCGGCTTTTTCCCAGGTTGAAATCTGGTTCCGGTTTGTGTTTGTGGTTATAACCTTCATGGTCACA TGCCTGTTCGCTCACTCTCTGCGGAAGTTCTCCATGAGGGACTGGGGAATCGAGCAGAAGTGGATGTCCATCCTGCTtcccctgctgctgctgtatAATG ATCCGTTCTTCCCGCTCTCGTTCCTGGTGAACAGCTGGTTTCCAGGAATGCTGGATGACCTTTTCCAGTCCATGTTCCTGTGTGCTCTGCTGCTCTTCTGGCTCTGTGTTTACCATGGAATTCGGGTTCAG GGGGAAAGAAAATGCATGACTTTCTATATGCCCAAGTTTTTCATCGTGGGTCTTCTGTGGTTGTCTGCTGTGACGCTGGGAATATGGCAAAC agTGAATGAGCTGCATGATCCAACTTACCAATATAAAGTAGATACTGGCAATTTCCAG GGAATGAAGATTTTCTTCATGGTTGTAGCTTCCTTATATATTCTGTATTTGATCTTTCTGATTGTAAGAGCCTGTTCTGAACTGAAAAACATGCCATATGTAG ATCTCAGACTGAAGTTTTTGACAGCATTGACCTTTGTTGTTCTGATTATAAG CATTGTGATACTCTACATGAGGTTCGGTGCAAAGGTGCTGCAAGATAACTTCGTAGCTGAGCTGTCAACCCACTATCAGAACT CAGCTGAATTTTTATCCTTCTACGGTTTACTCAACTTTTACCTCTACACGCTAGCGTTTGTCTACTCGCCTTCAAAAAATGCACTATATG ATTCCCAACTGAAGGACAACCCTGCTTTTTCTATGCTGAATGACTCGGATGATGAAGTCATATATGG GAGTGACTATGAAGAAATGCCTCTCCAAAATGGAAGAGCAATCAAAGCCACGACCAATTTCCAGGACGAGACCGACAGTGACTGA
- the LOC136747527 gene encoding dynein light chain Tctex-type 1 isoform X2: MRHTDKGPETKRNMDEFQTGEETGFVVDEVSSIIKESVEGAIGGNAYQHSRVNQWTTSVVEQCLSQLTKLGKPFKYIVEGAEAEQWSSVCKSGQRDTRRAAEF, from the exons ATGCGCCACACAGACAAGGGACCAGAAACCAAAAGGAACATGGATGAGTTTCAGACAGGAGAGGAG aCTGGCTTTGTTGTTGATGAAGTTAGCTCCATTATAAAAGAG TCGGTTGAAGGGGCGATAGGAGGAAATGCCTACCAGCACAGCAGAGTGAACCAGTGGACAACCAGCGTGGTGGAGCAGTGTCTGAGCCAGCTGACCAAGCTGGGCAAGCCCTTCAAGTATATCG tggagggagcggaagcggagcagtggagtagcgtgtgcaaatcggggcagagagacaccagacgagctgcagagttctga
- the tmem181 gene encoding transmembrane protein 181 isoform X1, giving the protein MMDSDYPSFENPLYSELKYFCKKVQEAYKELKEDLTPYRDDRYYRLAPMRLYTLSKRHFVLVFIVFFICFGLTVFIGIAGPKIIDASTSSGSTLLMPNSSLKTGSFHLLSRPLSTYNQQLWLTCLIQLDQANGVNIGREFDMNVEIKGVMQDASVMHINNDVHHKKRSLHCGSKCEEIIVVHLGYLNYTQYQINVSFQKLEDLKYNIKEVNFTWKFYNSAFSQVEIWFRFVFVVITFMVTCLFAHSLRKFSMRDWGIEQKWMSILLPLLLLYNDPFFPLSFLVNSWFPGMLDDLFQSMFLCALLLFWLCVYHGIRVQGERKCMTFYMPKFFIVGLLWLSAVTLGIWQTVNELHDPTYQYKVDTGNFQGMKIFFMVVASLYILYLIFLIVRACSELKNMPYVDLRLKFLTALTFVVLIISIVILYMRFGAKVLQDNFVAELSTHYQNSAEFLSFYGLLNFYLYTLAFVYSPSKNALYDSQLKDNPAFSMLNDSDDEVIYGSDYEEMPLQNGRAIKATTNFQDETDSD; this is encoded by the exons GTTGGCTCCAATGCGGTTGTACACTCTCTCCAAGCGTCATTTTGTTCTGGTCTTTATCGTTTTCTTCATATGCTTCGGCCTTACTGTCTTCATTGGAATTGCAG GTCCAAAAATCATTGATGCGTCAACCTCTAGTGGCAGCACCCTGCTGATGCCAAACAGCTCTCTGAAG acgGGCTCGTTCCATTTGTTGTCTCGGCCTTTATCTACATATAACCAGCAACTGTGGCTCACATGTCTCATTCAGCTGGACCAAGCCAATG GTGTGAACATTGGTCGGGAGTTTGATATGAATGTGGAAATTAAGGGTGTCATGCAGGATGCCAGTGTGATGCACATAAATAACGATGTCCATCACAAGAAGAGGTCCCTGCATTGTGGATCT AAATGTGAGGAGATTATTGTCGTACACCTGGGATATCTCAATTACACTCAGTATCAGATCAACGTCAGTTTCCAGAAACTCGAGGATCTGAAGTACAACATTAAGGAGGTTAACTTTACG TGGAAGTTCTACAACTCGGCTTTTTCCCAGGTTGAAATCTGGTTCCGGTTTGTGTTTGTGGTTATAACCTTCATGGTCACA TGCCTGTTCGCTCACTCTCTGCGGAAGTTCTCCATGAGGGACTGGGGAATCGAGCAGAAGTGGATGTCCATCCTGCTtcccctgctgctgctgtatAATG ATCCGTTCTTCCCGCTCTCGTTCCTGGTGAACAGCTGGTTTCCAGGAATGCTGGATGACCTTTTCCAGTCCATGTTCCTGTGTGCTCTGCTGCTCTTCTGGCTCTGTGTTTACCATGGAATTCGGGTTCAG GGGGAAAGAAAATGCATGACTTTCTATATGCCCAAGTTTTTCATCGTGGGTCTTCTGTGGTTGTCTGCTGTGACGCTGGGAATATGGCAAAC agTGAATGAGCTGCATGATCCAACTTACCAATATAAAGTAGATACTGGCAATTTCCAG GGAATGAAGATTTTCTTCATGGTTGTAGCTTCCTTATATATTCTGTATTTGATCTTTCTGATTGTAAGAGCCTGTTCTGAACTGAAAAACATGCCATATGTAG ATCTCAGACTGAAGTTTTTGACAGCATTGACCTTTGTTGTTCTGATTATAAG CATTGTGATACTCTACATGAGGTTCGGTGCAAAGGTGCTGCAAGATAACTTCGTAGCTGAGCTGTCAACCCACTATCAGAACT CAGCTGAATTTTTATCCTTCTACGGTTTACTCAACTTTTACCTCTACACGCTAGCGTTTGTCTACTCGCCTTCAAAAAATGCACTATATG ATTCCCAACTGAAGGACAACCCTGCTTTTTCTATGCTGAATGACTCGGATGATGAAGTCATATATGG GAGTGACTATGAAGAAATGCCTCTCCAAAATGGAAGAGCAATCAAAGCCACGACCAATTTCCAGGACGAGACCGACAGTGACTGA
- the LOC136747527 gene encoding dynein light chain Tctex-type 1 isoform X1: MRHTDKGPETKRNMDEFQTGEETGFVVDEVSSIIKESVEGAIGGNAYQHSRVNQWTTSVVEQCLSQLTKLGKPFKYIVTCIIMQKNGAGLQTASSCFWDNTTDGSCTVRWENKSMYCIVSVFGLAI; the protein is encoded by the exons ATGCGCCACACAGACAAGGGACCAGAAACCAAAAGGAACATGGATGAGTTTCAGACAGGAGAGGAG aCTGGCTTTGTTGTTGATGAAGTTAGCTCCATTATAAAAGAG TCGGTTGAAGGGGCGATAGGAGGAAATGCCTACCAGCACAGCAGAGTGAACCAGTGGACAACCAGCGTGGTGGAGCAGTGTCTGAGCCAGCTGACCAAGCTGGGCAAGCCCTTCAAGTATATCG TGACTTGTATAATCATGCAGAAGAATGGGGCCGGCCTCCAGACTGCCAGCTCCTGCTTCTGGGACAACACTACCGATG GGAGCTGCACTGTGAGATGGGAGAATAAATCCATGTACTGCATTGTCAGTGTCTTTGGGCTTgctatataa